The Raphanus sativus cultivar WK10039 chromosome 2, ASM80110v3, whole genome shotgun sequence genome includes a region encoding these proteins:
- the LOC108841515 gene encoding cation/H(+) antiporter 3, which produces MEFGDDKMLYLRDTWKESNMICDVTPLNPSSNGIWPAPNFTDPNINVHFWDHAFPHIQLIFLVISFLWQFLHFFLRRLGMIRFTSHMLTGVLLSKSFINENTAARRFFATEDYKEIVFSLISACSYMMFWFLMGVKMDMGLIRTTGRKAITIGLSSVLLSILVCSVIFFGNLKDVGNKRSDSKLGSLEAVVVYSIQCLSSFPVVGNLLFELRLQNSELGRLAISSAVISDFSTSVLASSLIFMKELKDEQTRLGSLFIGDVIAGNRPLMRAAVAVLFVCIALYVFRPLMFYIIKKTPSGRPVKPIYLATIIVMVSGSAILANWCKQSIFMGPFILGLAVPHGPPLGSAIIQKFESAIFGTFLPFFVASSSSEIDIWALLDWNSLNGIIYIMVTSFVVKFILTTLPALFYGMPMEDCFAISLIMSFKGIFELGAYALAFQRGSVRPETFTVACLYIMFNSAVIPPILRYLYDPSRMYAGYEKRNVQHLKPNSELRILSCIYRTDDISPMINLLEAICPSRESPVAAYVLHLLELVGQANPIFISHKLQTCKTEETSFSNNVVLSFEKFHKDLFGSVFVSTFTAVSMPDTMHGDVCMLALNNTTSLILLPFHQTWSADGSALISDSNMIRELNKSVLAVAPCSVGIFVYRSSHGRRNINDTVLSMSSYKVCMVFVGGKDDREAVTLATRMARDPRINLTVVRMTTADDKARDFSEWDKMLDDEHLRELKSNASIDVFYTEKAILDATETPGVMKSLASEFDMFVVGRGKGRKSVYTDGLEEWSEFKELGVIGDLLTSHDINSQASVLIIQQQQLMI; this is translated from the exons ATGGAGTTTGGAGATGATAAGATGCTTTACCTGAGAGACACATGGAAAGAATCAAACATGATCTGCGACGTTACGCCTCTAAACCCTAGCTCTAATGGCATTTGGCCTGCTCCTAACTTCACAGATCCTAACATAAACGTTCATTTCTGGGACCATGCGTTTCCTCACATACAGTTGATATTTCTCGTCATTTCTTTCCTATGGCAGTTCTTGCACTTCTTTCTCCGGCGTCTTGGCATGATACGTTTCACGTCCCATATGCTT actgGTGTTCTCTTAAGCAAGTCTTTTATAAATGAGAACACAGCTGCGAGGAGATTCTTCGCTACAGAGGATTACAAAGAGATTGTGTTTAGTCTTATTTCTGCTTGCTCTTACATGATGTTCTGGTTCTTGATGGGAGTTAAAATGGACATGGGTTTGATCCGAACCACGGGGAGGAAAGCTATAACCATTGGTCTCTCCTCCGTGTTACTCTCTATTTTGGTTTGTTCAGTTATCTTTTTCGGAAACTTGAAAGACGTGGGAAACAAGAGATCGGATAGTAAGCTCGGCTCTTTAGAAGCCGTCGTGGTTTACTCAATACAATGCCTTTCATCTTTCCCTGTCGTTGGAAACCTTCTCTTTGAGCTCAGGCTACAGAACTCAGAGCTAGGTCGTCTCGCCATCTCTTCTGCTGTCATCAGCGACTTCAGCACCTCGGTTCTCGCTTCATCTCTCATCTTCATGAAGGAGCTCAAGGACGAGCAAACACGGCTTGGGAGTTTGTTTATAGGAGATGTCATCGCTGGGAACCGTCCTTTGATGCGAGCAGCGGTAGCTGTTCTGTTCGTTTGTATTGCCCTCTATGTTTTCAGACCGTTGATGTtctacattattaaaaaaacacctTCTGGTCGGCCCGTCAAGCCAATCTACCTAGCTACAATCATCGTTATGGTATCCGGATCAGCCATACTTGCCAACTGGTGCAAACAATCTATTTTCATGGGACCTTTCATATTAGGTCTAGCTGTTCCACATGGCCCTCCTCTAGGCTCAGCGATCATTCAGAAGTTCGAGTCAGCAATATTCGGCACGTTTCTTCCGTTCTTCGTGGCCTCATCTTCAAGTGAGATAGATATTTGGGCTTTACTTGATTGGAATTCACTCAATGGCATTATATACATCATGGTAACATCTTTCGTCGTCAAGTTTATCTTGACCACTCTTCCTGCTTTGTTCTATGGTATGCCAATGGAAGATTGCTTCGCTATATCTCTAATCATGTCTTTCAAAGGAATCTTCGAGCTCGGTGCCTACGCCTTGGCCTTCCAAAGAGGG TCTGTCCGTCCTGAGACCTTCACCGTCGCATGTCTTTACATAATGTTTAACTCCGCAGTCATACCTCCGATCTTGAGGTACTTATACGACCCATCGAGGATGTACGCAGGGTACGAGAAGCGGAACGTGCAGCACCTGAAACCAAACTCTGAGCTGAGGATCTTGTCTTGCATTTACAGAACAGATGACATAAGCCCAATGATCAACCTCCTCGAAGCCATTTGCCCATCCCGGGAATCTCCTGTAGCAGCCTACGTTCTCCACTTGTTGGAGCTCGTGGGGCAAGCCAACCCCATCTTCATCTCCCACAAGCTACAAACTTGCAAAACAGAAGAGACGTCTTTCTCAAACAACGTGGTTCTCTCCTTTGAAAAGTTCCACAAAGATTTATTTGGATCGGTCTTCGTGAGCACCTTCACGGCCGTGTCTATGCCCGATACGATGCATGGAGACGTATGCATGCTTGCACTAAACAACACTACTTCTCTCATACTACTTCCTTTTCACCAGACTTGGTCTGCTGACGGATCCGCTCTCATCTCGGACAGCAACATGATCAGGGAACTTAACAAGAGCGTTTTAGCTGTGGCTCCATGTTCTGTCGGAATCTTTGTCTATAGAAGCAGCCACGGTCGGAGAAACATCAATGACACGGTTTTAAGCATGTCATCCTACAAAGTATGTATGGTATTCGTTGGTGGTAAAGACGATAGAGAAGCAGTGACACTTGCGACAAGAATGGCACGTGACCCTAGGATTAACCTGACCGTGGTCCGAATGACTACTGCCGATGATAAAGCAAGAGACTTCTCGGAGTGGGATAAAATGCTTGACGATGAACATCTTAGAGAGTTGAAGAGCAACGCATCGATAGATGTCTTCTACACTGAAAAAGCGATCTTAGACGCTACTGAGACACCAGGTGTGATGAAATCGTTGGCGAGTGAGTTCGATATGTTCGTGGTGGGAAGAGGGAAAGGGAGGAAGAGTGTGTATACAGATGGGCTTGAGGAGTGGAGTGAGTTTAAGGAGCTTGGTGTTATTGGAGATCTATTGACTTCACATGATATTAATTCTCAGGCTTCTGTTTTGATTATACAGCAACAACAGCTTATGATCTAG
- the LOC108841298 gene encoding vacuolar protein sorting-associated protein 24 homolog 1-like → MRSRYSLFIYQDSKTEQRRLGRKRKMKRVMKIIKPKPDPKQLLRDWQRKLRQDCRNIERQIQDIQKEERTVQKAIKEAAKRSDMVSAKALAKEIVSSRRTVNKLYENKAQMNSISMHLGESIAVAGTVGNISKSAEVMKLVNNLIKAPQMAAAMQEFSKEMTKAGVIEEFVIDAIDDALDSEDMEEEIDDEVDKVLSAIAGETAAERPEAVRKERIKEDGIAQGVDDEEELEEIQLGLLKLDPN, encoded by the exons ATGAGGAGTCGTTACTCGTTATTCATCTATCAAGATTCAAAAACAGAGCAGCGAAGGttaggaagaaaaagaaaaatgaagagAGTGATGAAGATCATAAAGCCAAAACCTGATCCAAAGCAACTCTTACGCGACTGGCAACGCAAACTTCGCCAGGATTGCCGTAACATCGAACGCCAAATCCAag ATATACAGAAAGAAGAGAGAACGGTACAGAAAGCAATTAAAGAGGCGGCTAAGCGGAGTGATATGGTCTCAGCCAAG GCGCTTGCTAAGGAGATTGTAAGTTCGAGAAGAACAGTGAACAAGTTATATGAAAACAAGGCCCAGATGAACTCTATATCAATGCATCTCGGAGAGAGTATTG CTGTTGCTGGAACAGTTGGGAATATCTCCAAGAGTGCAGAGGTTATGAAGCTTGTCAATAATCTCATCAAGGCTCCACAAATGGCTGCTGCTATGCAGGAGTTCAGCAAAGAGATGACTAAG GCTGGAGTTATTGAAGAGTTTGTGATTGATGCCATTGACGATGCACTAGATTCAGAGGATATGGAAGAAGAGATCGACGATGAGGTTGATAAAGTGTTGAGTGCTATTGCTGGAGAAACCGCTGCCGAGCGCCCGGAAGCTGTCAGGAAGGAAAGGATTAAG gaagATGGAATTGCACAAGGTGTTGATGATGAGGAAGAGTTGGAAGAGATTCAGCTCGGCTTGCTAAAGTTAGATCCTAACTGA
- the LOC108840407 gene encoding serine carboxypeptidase-like 47: MEAKAFLLHFILFVFICSHNSASSRILNKPSNFLSSASLPSGNAERLIKSFNLMPQHDVNIIAKGSPDAPRLVESQFNFPETIGMRNASGGPSVQEFGHYAGYYSIPSSKSAKMFYFFFESRTNNTDPVVIWLSGGPGCSGSVALFYENGPFTISDDLSLSWNDFGWDKVSNLIYVDQPVGTGFSYTSDPSDLRQDETGVSNDLYDFLQAFFKEHPKYAKNDFYITGESYAGHYIPALASRVHSANKNNEGVPINLKGFAIGNGLTNPEIQYGAYGDYALEMKLISESDHESLKQDYVDCQSGAKQCNLNGGEACSSARDACNNIFDQIMSKIKGTNYYDVRKKCVGDLCYDFSKMETFLNQENVRKALGVGDINFVSCSTAVYDAMVDDWMINLAVKIPALVEDGINVLVYAGEYDLICNWLGNSRWVEQMNWSGQKDFGATKTVPFLVDGKEAGLMKNHGPLTFLKVHDAGHLVPMDQPKASLQMLQTWMQGKLAAQTTGVTVRP, from the exons atggaagCGAAAGCATTTCTTCTCCATTTCATCCTCTTCGTTTTCATCTGTTCTCACAACTCAGCTTCTTCAAGGATCCTAAACAAACCCTCAAACTTCTTATCGTCTGCAAGTTTGCCGAGTGGAAATGCGGAGAGACTGATCAAATCCTTCAATCTCATGCCTCAGCATGACGTCAATATCATCGCAAAGGGAAGCCCTGATGCTCCACGACTCGTTGAAAGCCAATTCAATTTTCCGGAAACGATCGGTATGAGAAACGCTTCAGGTGGTCCTTCTGTCCAAGAGTTCGGCCACTATGCCGGTTACTACAGCATCCCTAGTTCGAAATCAGCCAA GATGTTCTATTTCTTCTTTGAGTCAAGGACCAACAATACCGATCCGGTTGTGATATGGTTATCCGGTGGACCGGGTTGTAGTGGCAGTGTGGCTCTGTTCTATGAGAACGGTCCGTTCACAATATCGGatgatctctctctttcttggaACGATTTTGGTTGGGACAAG GTATCCAATCTAATATACGTTGACCAACCTGTCGGGACCGGTTTCAGTTACACATCGGACCCTAGCGATCTCCGTCAGGATGAGACTGGTGTCAGCAATGATCTTTACGATTTCTTACAG GCCTTTTTTAAAGAACATCCAAAGTATGCAAAGAACGATTTCTATATCACCGGTGAGTCTTATGCTGGCCATTACATCCCGGCTTTGGCTTCACGAGTTCACAGTGCAAACAAGAATAACGAAGGAGTTCCAATCAACCTTAAG GGTTTTGCGATTGGTAACGGTTTAACCAACCCGGAGATTCAATATGGTGCATATGGAGATTATGCACTGGAAATGAAGTTGATTTCTGAGTCTGATCACGAGAGTCTCAAACAAGACTATGTTGATTGTCAAAGTGGCGCCAAACAATGCA ACCTTAACGGTGGTGAAGCATGTAGTTCTGCTCGCGATGCTTGCAACAACATCTTCGATCAGATAATGAGCAAAATAAAAGGCACAAAT TACTATGACGTGAGGAAGAAATGTGTGGGAGACTTGTGCTATGACTTTTCGAAGATGGAAACATTCTTGAACCAAGAAAACGTCCGCAAAGCTCTAGGGGTTGGAGACATCAATTTTGTGTCGTGTAGTACCGCAGTTTATGATGCAATGGTGGACGATTGGATGATTAATCTTGCTGTCAAGATTCCAGCTCTTGTCGAAGATGGAATCAATGTCCTTGTCTATGCAGGAGAATATGATCTCATATGTAATTGGCTCG GTAACTCAAGGTGGGTTGAGCAGATGAATTGGTCAGGCCAAAAGGATTTTGGAGCAACCAAGACAGTACCGTTCCTGGTAGATGGTAAAGAAGCCGGTTTAATGAAGAATCACGGTCCTCTCACTTTTCTTAAG GTTCATGACGCTGGACACCTGGTTCCCATGGATCAGCCAAAGGCTTCTTTGCAAATGCTTCAGACTTGGATGCAAGGAAAGCTCGCTGCTCAGACCACTGGTGTAACAGTTCGTCCGTGA
- the LOC108840408 gene encoding transcription factor RAX1, translated as MGRAPCCDKTKVKRGPWSPEEDSKLRGYIEKYGNGGNWISFPLKAGLRRCGKSCRLRWLNYLRPNIKHGDFSEEEDMIIFSLFAAIGSRWSIIAAHLPGRTDNDIKNYWNTKLRKKLMSSSSSSHSSSAMAPPFLNPNSQVVKRPSTTISPSSYNPYFENPTKALISNNDCFEADNHQIFPFVKTNYPQGLSLPESNNNNISATSGFSLNHNMCDYYSNHNSFSSDANGNRSEIMMKQEEIMMLMMIDNHIDQRTKGYNGDFTQGYYSNYINGHGNLKQMISGTGTNSNINMGGSGSESASSTSSISNLAENKSSGSLLQHKCLPYFYS; from the exons ATGGGAAGGGCTCCATGTTGCGACAAGACAAAGGTGAAGAGAGGGCCTTGGTCTCCTGAGGAAGACTCTAAGCTTAGAGGTTACATTGAGAAGTATGGTAATGGTGGAAATTGGATCTCTTTTCCTCTCAAAGCCG gTTTGAGGAGATGTGGGAAGAGTTGTAGATTGAGGTGGCTAAACTACTTGAGACCAAACATAAAACATGGTGACTTctctgaggaagaagatatgatCATTTTCAGCCTCTTTGCTGCCATCGGAAGCAG ATGGTCAATAATAGCAGCTCATCTACCCGGAAGAACAGACAACGACATCAAAAACTATTGGAACACAAAGCTAAGGAAGAAActcatgtcttcttcttcttcttctcattcaTCATCAGCCATGGCTCCTCCTTTTCTAAACCCTAATTCTCAGGTTGTGAAAAGACCATCAACCACAATTTCACCTTCTTCCTACAATCCGTATTTTGAAAACCCAACAAAAGCTCTCATCTCCAACAACGATTGCTTTGAAGCTGATAACCACCAGATCTTTCCCTTTGTTAAGACTAATTATCCTCAAGGTCTCTCTCTACCAGAgagtaacaacaacaacatttcGGCCACAAGTGGTTTCTCGCTCAACCACAATATGTGTGATTACTACAGCAACCACAACAGTTTCTCCTCAGACGCTAATGGAAATAGATCAGAGATTATGATGAAGCAAGAAGAGAtcatgatgttgatgatgatagACAACCACATTGACCAGAGGACAAAAGGGTACAATGGAGATTTCACACAGGGATATTACAGTAACTACATTAATGGACATGGGAATTTGAAGCAAATGATTAGTGGAACAGGCACTAATTCTAACATAAACATGGGTGGTTCAGGTTCAGAATCAGCTTCATCTACTAGTTCCATAAGCAACCTAGCTGAGAACAAAAGCAGTGGTAGCCTCCTACAACACAAGTGTTTGCCCTATTTCTACTCCTAG
- the LOC108820373 gene encoding heavy metal-associated isoprenylated plant protein 3 isoform X2, whose protein sequence is MGKNNNNKENKGDGGGGEKKTASVTVVLKIDMHCEGCASKIVKCVRTFQGVETVKSESESGKLTVTGDVDPAKLREKLEEKTKKKVDLISPQPKKEKEKEKDNNKDKTKTDEDKNKEKKPDEKKPKEAAATTAVLKVDFHCQGCIGKIQKTVTKTKGVNGLTMDKEKQLLTVKGTMDAKKLADALSEKLKRKVEVVPPAKKDKESGDGKEKESGDKKKGGDGGGGKDSNGGNKGGEGVNAMEYVAAQPAYGAAYYPGGPYGYPIQSHAPQMFSDENVNACVVM, encoded by the exons ATGGGCAAG AACAACAATAACAAGGAGAACAAAGGAGATGGCGGCGGCGGCGAGAAGAAAACGGCGTCGGTCACCGTCGTTTTGAAGATCGATATGCATTGCGAAGGCTGCGCTTCCAAGATCGTTAAATGCGTTCGTACTTTCCAAG gcgTTGAGACTGTGAAATCAGAGTCAGAGTCTGGGAAATTAACGGTGACCGGAGATGTAGATCCGGCGAAACTCCGGGAGAAACTTgaagagaagacgaagaagaaagtCGACTTGATTTCTCCTCAACCCaaaaaggagaaagagaaggagaaagaCAACAACAAGGACAAAACTAAAACCGATGAAGACaagaacaaagaaaagaaaccaGATGAGAAGAAACCCAAAGAG GCGGCGGCGACAACGGCGGTGTTGAAGGTGGACTTCCACTGTCAAGGTTGTATCGGGAAGATCCAAAAGACTGTCACTAAAACCAAAG GTGTGAATGGGCTGACAATGGACAAAGAGAAGCAGCTACTGACGGTGAAAGGAACAATGGATGCGAAGAAGCTCGCCGACGCTTTGTCCGAGAAGCTGAAACGTAAGGTGGAGGTCGTGCCGCCGGCGAAGAAAGATAAAGAGAGTGGTGACGGGAAAGAGAAGGAGTCTGGGGACAAGAAGAAAGGAGGAGACGGCGGCGGAGGAAAGGATAGCAATGGTGGTAACAAAGGCGGCGAGGGGGTGAATGCGATGGAGTACGTGGCGGCTCAGCCTGCTTACGGGGCAGCGTATTATCCGGGTGGGCCGTATGGATACCCGATTCAGTCCCACGCGCCGCAGATGTTCAGCGATGAGAACGTGAATGCTTGCGTCGTTATGTAA
- the LOC108820373 gene encoding heavy metal-associated isoprenylated plant protein 3 isoform X1: MGKQNNNNKENKGDGGGGEKKTASVTVVLKIDMHCEGCASKIVKCVRTFQGVETVKSESESGKLTVTGDVDPAKLREKLEEKTKKKVDLISPQPKKEKEKEKDNNKDKTKTDEDKNKEKKPDEKKPKEAAATTAVLKVDFHCQGCIGKIQKTVTKTKGVNGLTMDKEKQLLTVKGTMDAKKLADALSEKLKRKVEVVPPAKKDKESGDGKEKESGDKKKGGDGGGGKDSNGGNKGGEGVNAMEYVAAQPAYGAAYYPGGPYGYPIQSHAPQMFSDENVNACVVM, encoded by the exons ATGGGCAAG CAGAACAACAATAACAAGGAGAACAAAGGAGATGGCGGCGGCGGCGAGAAGAAAACGGCGTCGGTCACCGTCGTTTTGAAGATCGATATGCATTGCGAAGGCTGCGCTTCCAAGATCGTTAAATGCGTTCGTACTTTCCAAG gcgTTGAGACTGTGAAATCAGAGTCAGAGTCTGGGAAATTAACGGTGACCGGAGATGTAGATCCGGCGAAACTCCGGGAGAAACTTgaagagaagacgaagaagaaagtCGACTTGATTTCTCCTCAACCCaaaaaggagaaagagaaggagaaagaCAACAACAAGGACAAAACTAAAACCGATGAAGACaagaacaaagaaaagaaaccaGATGAGAAGAAACCCAAAGAG GCGGCGGCGACAACGGCGGTGTTGAAGGTGGACTTCCACTGTCAAGGTTGTATCGGGAAGATCCAAAAGACTGTCACTAAAACCAAAG GTGTGAATGGGCTGACAATGGACAAAGAGAAGCAGCTACTGACGGTGAAAGGAACAATGGATGCGAAGAAGCTCGCCGACGCTTTGTCCGAGAAGCTGAAACGTAAGGTGGAGGTCGTGCCGCCGGCGAAGAAAGATAAAGAGAGTGGTGACGGGAAAGAGAAGGAGTCTGGGGACAAGAAGAAAGGAGGAGACGGCGGCGGAGGAAAGGATAGCAATGGTGGTAACAAAGGCGGCGAGGGGGTGAATGCGATGGAGTACGTGGCGGCTCAGCCTGCTTACGGGGCAGCGTATTATCCGGGTGGGCCGTATGGATACCCGATTCAGTCCCACGCGCCGCAGATGTTCAGCGATGAGAACGTGAATGCTTGCGTCGTTATGTAA